aaaaaaaccacccaGAAAAAGCCTCAAGAGCAAATCGGGATGATTCTTCATTCATCCACAAGCCACATCGTTTGATTCAAGATCTCCTATTCAGCTTCCTGGCGTAGTTCATTCAATCCATTAACTACAAACAATTTTATTCGCTATTTACAATTTCCCGATTTAAATCTAATACAAAATAAATGGTCGAACGAGCAAAAATGGCGACCGATGATATTCCATTGGATGACAAGGCCAAGAGAATGAGAGATCTATTGTCAAGCTTCTACTATCCATATCATGGTTCATCTCCCAAAGCTCATTCAAATTACGAAAACTTGGATTCCATCAATTCCGCATCTTTCAATCCTGAGCACTACATGAACCTTCTCGTACGCCTCTCCTAATTCTCTTTATCCAAATCATGAGTTAAGATTTAAAGGAATTCTAATGCtagatttatagaatttttttatgCTGAAGTCTGTTTTGACTAATGATGTATTAGACTGGATTTGAATTGGAAGGTTTGTTCCTTTAAAGCATGGATTGGATTAAATCTGTAGGTACAAAAGTCGAATTTGGAAGAGCTTCTTCGGAAGCATGTTGAAATGGCAGCCGAAATCAAGAACCTTGATACTGATTTGCAAATGTTGGTTTATGAGAATTACAACAAGTTTATTAGTGCCACGGATGCAATTAAATGGTAACTTCTTTCAATCTTTGAAATTGTTAGTAACAATTGTCTCTGCTACTATATTTATTGAATAGATATTTCCATGCAAATTTTGTTACTCCTTTGTTTGATTAGGATTTACTATGTTGTATTAACTGGTTTTCAACTATAATTTATTTAAGAACTCTAACTCAAACATTATTGATTTTAACAGGATGAAAAGTAATATTGTAGGCATGGAAGCAAATATGGAGCAACTTCTTGATAAGGTGTGTAAAAATATTTTTGCGTCATctctatttgaaaattttaaaacaatgcaTTCAAAAGAAACGTAAAGAGAGGATTATTGCAAAGAGTAAATTTTATTCATTTGCGATTGTAGATAATGTCAGTGCAATCTAGAAGTGATAGGGTCAACACTTCTCTTTTTGAGAAAAGAGAACACATTGAGAAGTTGCACCGAACAAGGAACCTTCTGCGTAAAGTTCAGGTATCGAAAAATGTTTGTGGTGAATTGTGAGTAACATGACAATAGTTATAGAACTACACTGAAAGTAGGTTAACCAAATGTAGCCATTATAAGTATAGTGCAATATTTTATCAAACAATCAATGGTAAAGGCTATGACATTTATGCGTTTTAGATGTTACTGCACAAGGGAAATTTTCAGATTGGATAATTATAATATTACTTTAAGTTTATATATGAATGGGTGAGATTCAAAATTTGTTTTATGTGGGAAAGAACAGTTCATTTATGATCTACCCGCTAGACTTGCAAAGTGCGTCAAGTCAGAAGCATATGCTGATGCAGTCAAATTCTACATTGGAGCTATGCCAATTTTTAAGGTCATTGATGCTTGCCTTATTCATCTATTTTGtatattaattttattgttaGTACTTAACTTTGCTTTTATGTCATAGTTTTTTATTCAAAAAGTTTGACACAGACCATTGATTTTCTTACCAGGCATATGGAGATTCATCTTTCCAGGACTGTAAACGAGCATCCGAAGATgcaattattataatattaaaaaacttGCAGGCATGTTTATCTTTGTGTTATGCATGCAAGGTGATGTTTTCTGATAAATTTTTAATGCTTGATGAAATTTTCTTCTCAGGGAAAGCTATTCTCAGATTCTGAATCCATTCAAGCTAGAGCTGAAGCTGCAGTGCTTTTGAAGCAATTAGATTTTCCGGTTTGTATTGAAACTTTTAGATCAGATTTTAACTTAGGTTAGAGCTTAAAGCATTAAACACTAGATAGTCTAGATTAGCTACGGTGCAAGCCATTTTCTATGCATGAAAATACATTAGCAAATAGTTGGAAACTATATCatcctttctttctctctttgaTGTCTTCTTTAAAATACATAAAAGAATTATTGTGGATAACCTCTAACATCTACAGTATATTTATTAATCTTAATGGTAATATTGTTCTCTAcaaaagtttatttattttttatttaagttatatcTATTTGACATAAATACATATGCATGATGCATATCCATAATTGGTGCAGGTGGATAGCTTACAGGCAAAACTCCTTGAAAAGTTAGAGCAATCTCTTGGAGACCTTCAATTGAAAACAAATGAAATTGAGAATGTTCTACGAGAATCTAATGATCCTTCTAAACAAGGAAAAGGTTTTGACTCGGTTCCTGGTATAGGCCATGAGGTAACTAAGCATGAagtagcatttttttttttttgtaatttctcATATTTGACTTGGTGGGTAGGAACTAGGGTGGATAAATGAATTATAAAAGGAAAgaataaaattgtatttttgcAAAGAAAATGCATGGCTTTTTGAACCATGTTAAATTTTTATAATGCACGTTCTTTTGTGAAACTCTTATATTGCCTTGCGAATCTTATGCCATCAATGTTTTAAGGTTGATTGTTTTCAATACAAAAGATTATGCATAATGCAACTGGATGTATGAAATATTTTATTTCTGCATTGCAATTATAACTGTCTATAAAGGCAACTAACCAATAATTTTCTTCACTATTCAATGTGTGCTTGGTACTACATTACTGACCAAACTCTTTATTTGTTTTTTACAAATTTCTTTAGGGTTGAATGCTTGTTCGTTAGAGCTCTATATCATTGTTAGTGGATCTTTGTTAATGACCAGATAATGTGTTTTCCAAATTATCTCTAATTAAATTAGCCTATATGACACTACTTTTGTGTTTTTAGTTCTTTAACTGTAGTTAAATTAGTCATCTCAAGCATCCCTAAAATAAAAGGAGGTTGTAGGGAGTACGAGGGTAGAAAAGTGCCATCTAGACTCATGAAGAACCTTTTCAATTATCTAAAATAGGTCTCTGTCCATGGATTTGCGGAGGCTATTCGTGCTTATCGAGTAATATTTCCTGATTCTGAAAGTCAATTAATTAAACTTGCACAAAACTTGGTTATCAAGTAAGCAGCTTCAATAGAATTTCTATTGTTTATAAGAATACGTAGCACGAGAAAGTTCCACTTAAATGTTGCCTTTTTCTTCAGGCACTTTGAAATGACTGGGCAACGTGTAAAGAGACGAATTTCTTCTACCAATTTCCTTGGTGCTCTTCGTAAGTAGTGTGCATTTGCTTTTTCTCTTCCTTCATGGTTTTAGCAATGCAGCCCCAAATATTTAACATAACTAATGAAAAAGTCTATCATTATTAGCAAATGCACATTCCAACAGTGTTTGCATAAGTCAAATAGTTTATCATCTTATATGACATTTAGAGATGCCTTTGTCATATTATTCTTGATGGAGTACTTGTTTAAAATATTCCCCAATTAACTAGAACTAAGACTTTTTTATGTCCACGAGAAGATTGATTCGAGATAAATCACTATTGTTTAATACTGGTGTGAATTCAAACTTATTTGTTTCTAAAGTCATTAACATTATTAGTTATTTTGCTTTCATATTAACTTACGCGTTATAATTTTTATAgtattttttattcttattttgcaCTTAAATTTATTTAGCCATTTTTTCCCATTGCCAAATCCATTGTAGGGGCTATATGGGATGATGTGCTTCTGATGGATGGAGTCTTAAGTGAGGCTGCGCTATCTAATTTTTCTTTGGAGGTCTATCTCAAATTTCATATGAAATCATTTTCTTTCTAGTCTTTTGCATTTTTATCTTCTTTAATCTTGAGTAGAAAGATAAGCAGTGTTCATATTGAGGGACGAAACACCATCTAATGATATTTTGTGGTCTCAGGTTGCTCATGCAACTGTTAAAAAGTATGTTGCCAGCACATTTACTTACCTTCTACAAGACATATCAGGTTATTTTTTCTATTGATTGTCCTGCCAAAAAATATTTTACTCTTTTGGAGTTTCAAATCACCCAAAAGATGAGAGCATGGTTTAGATTTTACCATGTGCAGGTTGTTGTTTTTACCCATTTTATGACAGAAGTCTAAATATCTAATCAACTATTCTTCATTCCTAGCTAAGAGTATTAGTCCACTTGAATTTTACCTGAAATGTATATACCCTAAACCAAGCTTTGCAAAATCCTATTTATTATCTTCCACTTACAACTGTGGTTATTCTAGAATAGATATCATAGTTATATCATTAATAATTTTCAAAAGCATGTTCAGTTGGCAGTTGTTTATGGAAAATGATAGGTTCACTAATGGTTAAACCATATATAGGTATTTATGCATGTATTCTACATAAACTTTTAAAAGTTTGTAAATTTGCGCAAACTTGATTATTTCTTATTGATGttggttttattttatgaaatttaccTTAAGTCTGAGTTCATTCTGTTCAATTTACAGATGCTCTCTTGAAAGTAAAGGTTAGCCCAAAAGAGGCAGCAGAGGAACATCCCTTACAGGCTGCTTTGGAGGCTAGCAAAAAAACAGTACTCCAAGGCAGCATGGATGTCTTACTGGTAACCATGAGATGCTAAACTGACTCTTATTTTATGCATGTAGAAACGACTCAAACTTTTCATTCATTGTGTACTACTTCCTGTAAACAATGCACGTCCATATTTCATGTTCCTAATTTTCATATTTCTCTCTTATTTAGATACTTATACTACTTCAATCTGTAAATGCTTGACATACTTTCTAGATTGAAAAACAATATCAATCTAGTTGCATTTTTATAGTAGGTTAGTGTGTGTGTATGTGTTTTCTTGCGAACTTGTGCATTTTCATTATTATATTGACTAAATTTATAGTGTATGCGCAACTTATTCATTGAGCATTGAGTTTCATTTTTAAACGATTTGCTTACTACAGGATTTTCGCCAACTTCTTGACGAAAAGTTAGGGCTGCTAGTTAAACTGAGAGCTTTCATAATTGATTGGGTTCAAGAAGGATTTCAGGACTTTTTCAGGTCTCTTGATGGTTGTTTTCTCTTGCTTTCTGGAAGAAAGAATTCATCAAGTCAAGATCAAGGATTTTCAGAAGGAGCACTTGGTGAAAAAGTTCTTGCTGGTCTTGTCTTGGTCCTAGCTCAACTTTCTGTATTCATTGAACAAACTGCCATCCCAAGAATTTCTGAGGCAACTTTTTCTCTCACCTGATAAATTTACCTTACCACCTAATAAATTTTCACTACTATTTTGGGCTCAGCCATATTTTCATGTTGCACTGTCAGGAAATAGCTGCCTCCTTCTCTAGTGGTGGTGCACGAGGCCACGAACATGGGCATGTTTTTATTTCGGGGGAGATATGTCAACTATTTAAGTTAGGTGGTGAAAAGCTTTTGCATCATGTAAGAATTTATTCTTTTCCTtgttttgaaattattaaaattaaaatttatattggaTCCGTGGGATGTGTTTTATCTAGTTTTAGTTTTGGGGTTTCGAATTCACAAGCATGTTGATATCAAGACAATATGTTGCCTCAAGGGAGCATATATGTTTAACGATTTTATTTTCTGGCATTGAATGAGCCATTTCTGATATGTTTTTTTAAGGGAGAGCCAATTATGTCATTGTTAATTATAAGTTCAATTTTGTTTCATTTTGCAGTACATAAATATAAGAACGCGAAGAGTATCTACTTTGCTAAGAAAGAGGTTTACAACACCAAACTGGGTCAAGGTTAGTTTACTGTTGTATAATCCTCAATTTTGAGAGAGATTCCCCTTACTAAAATAGTTTAAGTTTTCAAtaatttatgttttttaataCCTGCAGCACAAGGAGCCTAGAGAAGTTCATATGTTTGTTGATTTATTTCTACAAGAGGTTAGTGTCTCTTTAATAAACTTTCTGACTTGACATAGATATAGTTTTAAATCTTTGCCTTGCAGAGTTCGATATACATAAATATTTCGATAATGTAGAACTTTTCTAAGATGCATTACGCTTTATCCCGCGATTCTTTGTTCTAGTTGAAAGCAGTAGATAGTGAGGTGAAACAGATTTTACCTGAAGGGCTATTGCGTAAGCATCAACGGTCTGACAGCAATGGAAGCACCAACTCATCACGTAGCAACGCATTACTAGATGATAAAATGAGTAGGTCAAATACCCAAAAAGCCAGGAGTCAGTTATTAGAAACACATCTAGCAAAATTGTTTAAGcaaaaaatagaaatttttacaaaagttGAATATACACAGGTATGTATCACCTATGAATTTTTGTGGTTGTGGAAAAAGTGTCAATGTGATGCTATTGAAACAGAATGAATGGAGTTTCCTTGTCACTGCAGGAGTCAGTTGAAACAACTATAGTGAAACTTTGCCTTAAAAGTTTGCAAGAATATGTCAGACTCCAAACCTTTAATCGAAGTGGTTTCCAGCAAATTCAGCTGGATATTCATTTCTTAAGGACTCTTTTGAAGGAGAATATTGAAGCTGAAGAAGCGATTGACTTTTTACTTGACGAGGTAATTGCGAAATTCCTAGTCACGAGCTTTAATCTTTCTGTGTTACATAATAAAACCGGGGTATTGCTCATTTTTATCTGATTTTTGTTCCGCTAGTAATGAAATGTGGATGTTGGATGTAGGTAATTGTTGCTGCTTCAGAGCGTTGTTTGGACCCAATTCCTTTAGAGCCTCCAATTCTGGACAAACTTGTACAAGTAAAGTTATCAAAATCCAAGGAACATAATCTAGTTAAACCCCCAGATGTTGGTAGGTGAAATTGCTATGGATAGCCCCACTTTTTTATTTCTCGTGCTATAATTTTATGATGTGATTCATTGGTCAAAAAGttcatttacatttttggagATTTTGTATGAAATGGTGAAATGTAACAGGAATTCCAGTTATATATAACTATGAAAGTTTATTTGTAGTTAATGTTGTATGAGCTATCTTATCATATATATGAATGCTATGAATGTTTTGGTTTCTTGTTGAGAGGGAAAAAAATGTTCCAATTCCTCTTCCCTCTTTTTATTTTCCCTTCTTGCTTTCCTCGAAGACTAATTATCAATGCTATGAATCATCACATTTCAAACTTGAAGCAAGTTTTATTTTTGTGTTGCAAGAACAGCATAGTCATTTTCTTTTGGATGAAAATATTACTTTGTTAAAAGGATTTATCTATTTGGTCATTTATAAATTAAATCGTTTGTGTataatcataaattaatacaaaaaagaaattattgtcaccatttaaaacacaattgAATCTTAATATAACTTAAAGTTGATAATCACAAACTCAAAAATAGAGATTTGATTTCATAAATTAAATATAGTATACTTAGTACCTGTGAGATACcttaaaaacaaaaatacaaaTCAATctcctatttaacttttaagacaCAAAGTTCTTGATGTAAAATCAAAGAACCAGTAAGAAAAAACAAGAAGAAGATATGACCAAAGCATCAAGCAATGACTTGACCAAAACAACAACAAAGAAAGATCCAAAGTTTTGATCCACGACATTACTGCATCACGTGGATAAATGATCCTACCACTTTGCTCCGGAATGACCACAAAACATCATCTCTTTGATCGTAGTTTGAAAGAGTACACGCGAGCGAGGTGTCTAAAAGAAATGTTTGCTTTTAACCTCTAATAAAAAGAAAGTGAAATAAATctccatttataatattttacttTACAACAAATAGAAATAAAAACGAGAAAGCTTGATATGTTATAATTTACTAGTGTTAACATCGTTTGATTTTATTATGAAAATTGATAGATCGTTAAATTGGTTGTCACGTGTTTATGGTGTGACGATCTTTCACCTATGTagataatatttataatattgatttaaaacatatttaaaaatacTCTTTCCCACTCAATTCCCAACATTTCTCTCACTGCGTctcaaaacatgaaattttgcatattccAAAAGCTTTTGTGGTGATTATCACGGCAGAAGAAATTAGTCAAACACTGTTGATGGAAAACTTGTAGACAAAAATGTTgtgttttagtttattttaatttggctttAGTATTAGTTTTaagtatatttaatatttttctaaaagtcatagttcctttttttttttttttctgtgttTGCCATATATACGGAACTTTAACAAAGGACTTTGTTGAGATAGAACAATGTCTTGGTAAACAGGACATTAGACtttaagatgatgatgatgaggagAATAGCCC
This is a stretch of genomic DNA from Gossypium arboreum isolate Shixiya-1 chromosome 11, ASM2569848v2, whole genome shotgun sequence. It encodes these proteins:
- the LOC108471690 gene encoding vacuolar protein sorting-associated protein 51 homolog; translation: MVERAKMATDDIPLDDKAKRMRDLLSSFYYPYHGSSPKAHSNYENLDSINSASFNPEHYMNLLVQKSNLEELLRKHVEMAAEIKNLDTDLQMLVYENYNKFISATDAIKWMKSNIVGMEANMEQLLDKIMSVQSRSDRVNTSLFEKREHIEKLHRTRNLLRKVQFIYDLPARLAKCVKSEAYADAVKFYIGAMPIFKAYGDSSFQDCKRASEDAIIIILKNLQGKLFSDSESIQARAEAAVLLKQLDFPVDSLQAKLLEKLEQSLGDLQLKTNEIENVLRESNDPSKQGKGFDSVPGIGHEVSVHGFAEAIRAYRVIFPDSESQLIKLAQNLVIKHFEMTGQRVKRRISSTNFLGALRAIWDDVLLMDGVLSEAALSNFSLEVAHATVKKYVASTFTYLLQDISDALLKVKVSPKEAAEEHPLQAALEASKKTVLQGSMDVLLDFRQLLDEKLGLLVKLRAFIIDWVQEGFQDFFRSLDGCFLLLSGRKNSSSQDQGFSEGALGEKVLAGLVLVLAQLSVFIEQTAIPRISEEIAASFSSGGARGHEHGHVFISGEICQLFKLGGEKLLHHYINIRTRRVSTLLRKRFTTPNWVKHKEPREVHMFVDLFLQELKAVDSEVKQILPEGLLRKHQRSDSNGSTNSSRSNALLDDKMSRSNTQKARSQLLETHLAKLFKQKIEIFTKVEYTQESVETTIVKLCLKSLQEYVRLQTFNRSGFQQIQLDIHFLRTLLKENIEAEEAIDFLLDEVIVAASERCLDPIPLEPPILDKLVQVKLSKSKEHNLVKPPDVGR